The Planctomycetota bacterium genome has a window encoding:
- a CDS encoding cytochrome c oxidase subunit II: MGVLGIAGSFVLLLGGVAAAQGYDTSGQEGGLWLPPGASTYTRDVDFLYKVIFYVVTGMFLLTEGLLIAFCILYRRRPGHRPAYTHGSNVAEITWTVIPALMLLGLALWQIPTWNMIKQHDRFPKGPDVTTVDVMAETFSWSYRYPGTKELTEEKKYDITVGRLNVPFGNKVVCNLRSRDVIHSMFIPHMRVKQDAVPGLRQKLWFEPNRIWLWDIREKKKIWVNDPKAFEPGGAYYDKRVAVDVSPATTNYQETPKGYEPVVLPNGVRKKVSVLYQGKVLDGQEWDSCDYAVGIFEIACAELCGQGHYRMKSTMAVLPRAAYEHWVKAEAEEVAEPAPIWKWWRD, translated from the coding sequence TTGGGTGTACTGGGAATCGCCGGGTCCTTCGTCCTGCTTCTGGGCGGAGTCGCCGCGGCGCAGGGATACGACACGTCCGGCCAGGAAGGAGGGCTCTGGCTTCCTCCGGGGGCGTCCACCTATACGCGGGACGTGGACTTCCTCTATAAGGTCATCTTCTACGTCGTTACAGGCATGTTCCTGCTGACGGAGGGGCTCCTCATCGCGTTCTGTATCCTCTACCGTCGCCGCCCCGGCCACCGTCCCGCCTACACCCACGGATCCAACGTCGCCGAGATCACCTGGACCGTGATTCCCGCGCTCATGCTCCTGGGGCTGGCCCTCTGGCAGATCCCCACCTGGAACATGATTAAGCAACATGACCGCTTCCCGAAGGGCCCGGACGTGACGACCGTGGACGTCATGGCGGAGACGTTCTCCTGGAGCTACCGCTATCCGGGCACCAAAGAGCTTACCGAGGAGAAGAAATACGACATCACCGTGGGGCGTCTCAACGTCCCCTTCGGCAACAAGGTCGTCTGCAACCTGCGTTCCCGGGACGTGATCCACAGCATGTTCATCCCCCATATGCGCGTCAAGCAGGACGCCGTTCCCGGCCTGCGGCAGAAGCTGTGGTTCGAGCCGAACCGGATCTGGCTCTGGGACATCCGGGAGAAAAAGAAGATCTGGGTGAACGACCCCAAGGCGTTCGAGCCCGGCGGCGCCTATTACGACAAGCGGGTCGCCGTGGACGTCTCGCCGGCCACGACCAACTACCAGGAAACCCCCAAGGGCTACGAGCCCGTGGTGCTTCCCAACGGGGTCCGCAAGAAGGTCAGCGTCCTTTACCAGGGCAAGGTCCTGGACGGACAGGAGTGGGACTCCTGCGACTACGCCGTCGGCATCTTCGAAATCGCCTGCGCGGAACTCTGCGGGCAGGGGCACTACCGGATGAAGAGCACCATGGCCGTGCTCCCGCGCGCCGCCTACGAGCACTGGGTCAAGGCGGAGGCGGAGGAAGTGGCGGAGCCGGCGCCGATCTGGAAGTGGTGGAGGGACTAA